In the genome of Montipora foliosa isolate CH-2021 chromosome 3, ASM3666993v2, whole genome shotgun sequence, one region contains:
- the LOC137994481 gene encoding uncharacterized protein — translation MTDEIVEAQKRMTDTNNFTFEGDGAANEVGHVANMANQLRMILYDIRTECLGFQSEHGVSELRKCPHCGLIWTKVEGCDGDTTCGNRPNNVNDFRDPAYAQLGTFSFRWLDGGKLTIEKASGKTVKSERSSSKEFGCGKSINWKEMSTVAVPSEFSETCKVGTSDINILPPTAENFRDDLAKKINAAGKKLTEPEEPLEPSQPSDDTNQTCNII, via the coding sequence ATGACAGATGAAATTGTTGAAGCCCAGAAAAGGATGACCGACACCAACAACTTTACATTTGAAGGGGATGGTGCAGCCAATGAAGTTGGTCACGTTGCTAACATGGCGAATCAACTTCGCATGATTCTCTACGATATCAGAACGGAATGCCTCGGATTCCAGAGTGAGCATGGAGTATCTGAATTGCGCAAATGTCCACACTGTGGTCTCATTTGGACCAAGGTGGAAGGTTGTGACGGCGATACTACTTGTGGAAATAGACCTAACAATGTCAACGACTTCAGGGACCCAGCATACGCACAACTGGGCACCTTTTCGTTTAGATGGCTTGATGGTGGCAAACTTACAATCGAAAAGGCCAGCGGTAAGACCGTGAAATCTGAGAGAAGTTCGAGCAAGGAATTTGGGTGCGGAaaatcaatcaactggaaagagATGTCAACAGTTGCTGTCCCATCTGAATTCAGTGAAACGTGTAAGGTTGGAACAAGTGATATCAACATCCTACCACCAACTGCAGAAAATTTCCGAGACGATCTGGCTAAAAAGATAAATGCTGCCGGAAAAAAACTGACAGAACCGGAAGAACCACTGGAACCATCCCAGCCATCGGACGATACCAACCAAACATGTAATATTATATGA